The following proteins are co-located in the Spinactinospora alkalitolerans genome:
- a CDS encoding helix-turn-helix domain-containing protein produces the protein MPKLSEVLSSPGLETLSVVTEVDARRNVSDIAMVRDSAELHKVPRDGVVILSSAMTDGVRGYQFDIWCRTAAERGAAALLVPDLTADDVPRTARRLADRSRLTVACVPGGTDMGRLVHAIARAIDAGAAETLSRATRIADVLTEAVGGAENGEIGTDELCELATRAGGRLVLPRRPAEAEVGAPVLVDGVEVDHVSAAGGSGPEGHLSRLAVRLTADAATQTAVTRQRVAELPIRSRTQLLSELLVAGPQHMAELVPRARSLGLAIDDWHVIVAIDTDVHELDEVERFGFAETLGAVAMQAVGRSAGGQGEGGGAGWHLAFAERAPLLVRTWKRNPGQQAGRLVRGAVETLYGELTRRLPEWRIRCGVGSVHESVEGLRASWAEARAALLSDDPGSGPAPPRIVFFDDLGLHRMLVEWYTTHTARTAVRDLLAPLEALGREKAETMVRTLRVYLDQQGSLSGTAAVLNLHRNAVSYRLKRITSLLSVDLNDPDQRLAVHLACRAWKMS, from the coding sequence ATGCCCAAGCTGTCGGAAGTGCTGTCGAGTCCGGGTCTGGAGACGCTTTCGGTCGTCACCGAAGTCGATGCGCGACGGAACGTGAGCGACATCGCCATGGTCCGCGATTCCGCCGAGCTGCACAAGGTTCCGCGCGACGGCGTCGTCATCCTTTCCTCGGCGATGACCGACGGGGTCCGCGGCTACCAGTTCGACATCTGGTGCCGCACCGCCGCCGAGCGGGGCGCCGCCGCGCTGCTGGTGCCCGACCTCACGGCCGACGACGTGCCCCGCACCGCCCGGCGGCTGGCCGACCGCTCGCGCCTGACCGTGGCCTGCGTGCCCGGGGGCACCGACATGGGGCGGCTCGTACACGCCATCGCCCGCGCCATCGACGCCGGCGCAGCGGAGACGCTGAGCAGGGCGACGCGGATCGCCGACGTGCTGACCGAGGCGGTCGGCGGCGCCGAGAACGGGGAGATCGGCACGGACGAGCTGTGTGAGCTGGCCACGCGGGCCGGCGGCCGCCTCGTGCTGCCGCGCAGGCCGGCCGAGGCCGAGGTCGGGGCGCCGGTGCTGGTCGACGGCGTCGAGGTGGACCACGTGTCGGCGGCGGGGGGCAGCGGCCCGGAGGGGCACCTGTCCCGGCTCGCCGTCCGGTTGACCGCCGACGCGGCGACGCAGACCGCGGTCACCCGCCAGCGCGTCGCCGAGCTGCCGATCCGGTCGCGCACCCAGCTGCTCAGCGAGCTGCTGGTGGCCGGACCCCAGCACATGGCCGAGCTCGTGCCGCGGGCGCGCTCCCTCGGGCTGGCCATCGACGACTGGCACGTCATCGTGGCGATCGACACCGACGTGCACGAACTGGACGAGGTGGAGCGGTTCGGCTTCGCCGAGACCCTCGGCGCGGTCGCGATGCAGGCGGTCGGGCGTTCGGCCGGCGGGCAGGGGGAGGGCGGCGGCGCCGGCTGGCACCTCGCCTTCGCCGAGCGCGCTCCGCTGCTGGTGCGCACCTGGAAGCGCAACCCCGGCCAGCAGGCCGGCCGACTGGTGCGCGGCGCGGTGGAGACGCTGTACGGGGAGCTGACGCGCCGACTGCCGGAGTGGCGGATCCGGTGCGGCGTGGGCAGCGTGCACGAGTCGGTGGAGGGGCTGCGCGCGTCCTGGGCCGAAGCGCGGGCCGCCCTGCTCAGCGACGACCCCGGTTCCGGCCCCGCCCCGCCGCGGATCGTGTTCTTCGACGACCTCGGCCTGCACCGCATGCTGGTCGAGTGGTACACCACCCACACCGCGCGCACGGCGGTGCGCGACCTGCTGGCCCCGCTGGAGGCGCTGGGCCGGGAGAAGGCCGAGACGATGGTGCGCACGCTGCGCGTCTACCTCGACCAGCAGGGCTCCCTCAGCGGGACCGCGGCGGTGCTGAACCTGCACCGCAACGCGGTCAGCTACCGGCTCAAGCGCATCACGTCGCTGCTGAGCGTGGACCTCAACGACCCCGACCAGCGCCTCGCCGTCCACCTGGCCTGCCGGGCCTGGAAGATGTCGTGA
- a CDS encoding DUF917 domain-containing protein — MLLDATTLHHYARGAAILGAGGGGSTGVGLLAALQAVEELGPVEVVPVTEVPDDGLIMPVAGLGSPDVTLEKIGNPRMGVWLREMIERETGLRAHAMMPGEIGGGNALMPVVWAAHAGLPLVDADGMGRAFPEMQMISMHLAGIPATPTVLIDERGQGMVFRDMDAHWLERAARAVAVAFGGFVTTADHVVTGAQARTSTVLGSVSRAVRIGEIVSGSRSDRVSSILEHLDGHALVTGKISDVDRRTTDGFVRGSVLIDGVREDKGRLVRVEIQNENLVVLEEGRMLASVPDIITVLDTQTSDVVFTELLRYGQRVTLVALPAPDIWCTPRGLEVVGPRAFGYDFDYEPVGSILAGLPGAPARSAPAEAGR, encoded by the coding sequence GTGCTACTGGATGCGACAACGCTGCACCACTACGCGCGCGGCGCGGCGATCCTGGGCGCGGGGGGCGGCGGCTCCACCGGGGTCGGCCTGCTCGCGGCCCTGCAGGCGGTGGAGGAGCTCGGCCCCGTCGAGGTCGTCCCCGTGACCGAGGTCCCCGACGACGGACTGATCATGCCCGTCGCGGGGCTGGGTTCCCCCGACGTCACGCTGGAGAAGATCGGAAACCCCCGGATGGGGGTATGGCTGCGTGAGATGATCGAGCGCGAGACGGGACTGCGCGCGCACGCGATGATGCCCGGCGAGATCGGCGGCGGCAACGCCCTGATGCCGGTGGTCTGGGCCGCGCACGCCGGACTGCCCCTGGTCGACGCCGACGGCATGGGCCGGGCGTTCCCCGAGATGCAGATGATCAGCATGCACCTGGCCGGCATCCCCGCGACACCGACCGTCCTGATCGACGAGCGCGGCCAGGGCATGGTCTTCCGCGACATGGACGCCCACTGGCTGGAACGCGCCGCCCGCGCGGTCGCGGTGGCCTTCGGCGGCTTCGTCACGACGGCCGACCACGTCGTGACCGGCGCCCAGGCCCGCACCTCCACCGTGCTCGGCAGCGTCAGCCGCGCGGTGCGCATCGGCGAGATCGTCTCCGGCTCCCGCTCCGACCGCGTCTCCAGCATCCTGGAGCACCTCGACGGCCACGCGCTCGTCACCGGCAAGATCAGCGACGTGGACCGCCGCACGACCGACGGGTTCGTCCGCGGCAGCGTGCTGATCGACGGCGTGCGCGAGGACAAGGGGCGCCTGGTCCGGGTGGAGATCCAGAACGAGAACCTGGTCGTGCTGGAGGAGGGCCGGATGCTGGCGTCGGTCCCCGACATCATCACCGTCCTGGACACCCAGACCAGCGACGTCGTCTTCACCGAACTGCTCCGCTACGGCCAGCGCGTGACGCTGGTCGCGCTGCCGGCCCCCGACATCTGGTGCACGCCGCGCGGCCTGGAGGTCGTCGGCCCGCGCGCGTTCGGCTACGACTTCGACTACGAGCCCGTCGGCTCCATCCTCGCGGGCCTCCCCGGCGCCCCGGCGCGCTCGGCCCCCGCCGAGGCCGGCCGATGA
- a CDS encoding metal-dependent hydrolase: MMGHSHALSGVVGWMAIVPLVQGTEFWGVRFDLGPGEIIAGSLVCAGAALIPDLDHKSSTITQTYGFVTRALSALLNWMFGGHRNGTHSLLFALLMGALTQVLALWSPLAVQIFVFLLIGIAMNGLGFGMDKNRTAAEIINALGTAGITLALYTSGTDYSWIGLAVAFGCLLHFAGDMATEMGVPLLWPVSKYRVGQNIGFKTDGKIERNVVTPMLTIAIILLSVYLFPWREILPEA, from the coding sequence ATGATGGGGCATTCTCACGCACTCAGCGGCGTGGTCGGTTGGATGGCGATCGTCCCCCTGGTTCAGGGAACCGAGTTCTGGGGCGTGCGGTTCGACCTGGGCCCCGGTGAGATCATCGCCGGCTCGCTGGTGTGCGCCGGCGCCGCGCTGATCCCCGATCTCGACCACAAGAGCTCCACCATCACCCAGACCTACGGCTTCGTCACCCGGGCCCTGAGCGCGCTGCTGAACTGGATGTTCGGCGGGCACCGCAACGGCACGCACTCGCTGCTGTTCGCCCTGCTCATGGGCGCGCTGACCCAGGTGCTGGCGCTGTGGTCCCCGCTGGCGGTACAGATCTTCGTCTTCCTGCTCATCGGCATCGCGATGAACGGGCTCGGGTTCGGCATGGACAAGAACCGGACCGCGGCCGAGATCATCAACGCCCTGGGGACGGCCGGCATCACGCTGGCGCTCTACACCTCGGGGACCGACTACTCCTGGATCGGCCTCGCCGTGGCGTTCGGCTGCCTGCTGCACTTCGCCGGCGACATGGCCACCGAGATGGGCGTGCCGCTGCTGTGGCCGGTCAGCAAGTACCGCGTGGGCCAGAACATCGGCTTCAAGACCGACGGCAAGATCGAGCGCAACGTGGTCACCCCGATGCTGACCATCGCCATCATCCTGCTCTCGGTCTACCTCTTCCCCTGGCGGGAGATACTGCCGGAGGCATAG
- a CDS encoding ABC transporter substrate-binding protein has product MPVADAPATRARPRSTRLRAVAAVAAALALSAAGCSSGGYDQGSAGSSTFTYLTPTDVITEWDPAASYSNELAAFPNMYETLTRYDPETEQVEPLLATEWSGSEDGLTWSFTLRDDVTFHSGAPMTAASVKEAVERTIELDSGAAYLWAPVEGIEATGEHTVTFTLAYPAALDLISSAAYAAYVYEVPDDAEDFEATSFGTGPYTVESWSPGSENELNLTRFDDYWGGWEGAHYDSVSYRVAPQASTAAQLMTSGEAHYAQLLPSQLLEPMRDDPALEVTETTSWQNLFGLMNTEKAPLDDARVRRAVAHAVDYEELVEGTDGSFTESDGVVPEGLLGHQEDPELRGHDPERAEELLEEAGYGPGGDEGPSLDLTYTEGDEEVATMVSLMQSQLAEVGIELNVEALPWESAQWPRAQEEDPQDRQDILLMYWWPDDPQPLSWYQNMFRSEDEIVFNLAYYSDPELDGLIDEVGSVTATDEEAAAQMYADMQEVLVEDAPSLFLGTRVYQRALSSDVEGFRDNPMYANVAFVHDYAPAG; this is encoded by the coding sequence ATGCCAGTAGCAGACGCCCCAGCCACGAGAGCCCGCCCTCGCTCCACCCGCCTGAGGGCCGTCGCGGCCGTCGCTGCGGCCCTCGCCCTGTCCGCGGCCGGGTGCTCGTCCGGCGGCTACGACCAGGGAAGCGCCGGCAGCAGCACCTTCACCTACCTGACCCCGACCGACGTCATCACCGAATGGGACCCCGCGGCCTCCTACTCCAACGAGCTCGCCGCCTTCCCCAACATGTACGAGACCCTGACCCGCTACGACCCCGAGACCGAGCAGGTCGAGCCGCTTCTGGCCACCGAGTGGTCGGGCTCGGAGGACGGGCTGACCTGGTCGTTCACCCTGCGCGACGACGTCACGTTCCACTCGGGCGCCCCCATGACGGCCGCGTCGGTGAAGGAGGCCGTCGAGCGCACGATCGAGCTCGACTCGGGGGCCGCCTACCTGTGGGCCCCGGTGGAGGGCATCGAGGCGACCGGCGAGCACACCGTGACCTTCACCCTGGCCTACCCCGCGGCGCTCGACCTGATCAGCTCCGCCGCCTACGCCGCCTACGTCTACGAGGTCCCCGATGACGCCGAGGACTTCGAGGCGACGTCGTTCGGCACCGGCCCCTACACCGTCGAGTCCTGGAGCCCGGGCAGCGAGAACGAGCTGAACCTGACCCGCTTCGACGACTACTGGGGCGGCTGGGAGGGCGCCCACTACGACAGCGTGAGCTACCGGGTGGCCCCCCAGGCCTCCACCGCGGCCCAGCTCATGACCTCGGGAGAGGCCCACTACGCCCAACTGCTGCCCTCGCAGCTGCTGGAGCCGATGCGCGACGACCCCGCGCTGGAGGTGACGGAGACGACGTCGTGGCAGAACCTGTTCGGCCTGATGAACACGGAGAAGGCGCCGCTGGACGACGCGCGGGTGCGCCGGGCCGTCGCGCACGCCGTCGACTACGAGGAGCTGGTCGAGGGCACGGACGGGTCGTTCACCGAGTCCGACGGCGTGGTCCCCGAGGGGCTGCTCGGCCACCAGGAGGACCCCGAGCTGCGCGGTCACGACCCGGAGCGGGCCGAGGAGCTGCTGGAGGAGGCCGGCTACGGGCCGGGCGGCGACGAGGGCCCGTCGCTGGACCTGACCTACACCGAGGGCGACGAGGAGGTCGCGACCATGGTGAGCCTCATGCAGTCCCAGTTGGCCGAGGTCGGCATCGAGCTCAACGTCGAGGCGCTGCCGTGGGAGTCGGCCCAGTGGCCCAGGGCGCAGGAGGAGGACCCGCAGGACCGCCAGGACATCCTGCTCATGTACTGGTGGCCCGACGACCCGCAGCCGCTGTCGTGGTACCAGAACATGTTCCGCAGCGAGGACGAGATCGTCTTCAACCTCGCCTACTACTCCGACCCGGAGCTGGACGGGCTCATCGACGAGGTCGGCTCGGTGACGGCCACCGACGAGGAGGCCGCGGCGCAGATGTACGCCGACATGCAGGAGGTCCTGGTCGAGGACGCCCCCTCGCTCTTCCTGGGCACCCGGGTCTACCAGCGGGCGCTCAGCAGCGACGTCGAGGGGTTCCGGGACAACCCCATGTACGCCAACGTGGCCTTCGTCCACGACTACGCGCCGGCCGGGTAG
- a CDS encoding O-methyltransferase, with translation MTRTSENLSPELHDYLVAHSTPVDEVLRDLAAETERLFPGSVGLQIGPEQGVFMTVLARLIGARDAVEVGTFTGYSSVCLARGLPADGTLLACDVSEEWTSVARRYWERAGVAGKVTLELAPAIETLRALPEDPLFDLAFIDADKEGYVGYWDELVPRVRSGGALLIDNTFSHGRVLDPSVTSAAVQGIRDFNAHALADDRVELVMLPVGDGLTLARRK, from the coding sequence GTGACGCGCACGAGTGAGAACCTCAGCCCGGAACTGCACGACTACCTGGTCGCCCACAGCACCCCGGTGGACGAGGTCCTGCGGGACCTCGCGGCGGAGACCGAGCGGCTGTTCCCCGGCAGCGTGGGCCTGCAGATCGGTCCGGAGCAGGGCGTGTTCATGACCGTGCTGGCGCGGCTGATCGGCGCCCGCGACGCCGTGGAGGTCGGCACGTTCACCGGCTACTCCTCCGTCTGCCTCGCGCGCGGCCTTCCCGCCGACGGCACCCTGCTGGCCTGCGACGTCAGTGAGGAGTGGACGTCGGTGGCGCGCCGGTACTGGGAGCGCGCCGGGGTCGCGGGCAAGGTGACGCTGGAGCTGGCCCCCGCGATCGAGACGCTGCGCGCCCTACCCGAGGATCCGCTCTTCGACCTGGCCTTCATCGACGCCGACAAGGAGGGCTACGTCGGTTACTGGGACGAACTGGTCCCGCGCGTGCGGTCCGGTGGGGCGCTGCTGATCGACAACACCTTCTCCCACGGCCGGGTCCTGGACCCCTCCGTCACCTCGGCCGCGGTCCAGGGCATCCGCGACTTCAACGCCCACGCCCTGGCCGACGACCGGGTGGAGCTGGTGATGCTGCCGGTCGGCGACGGCCTCACGCTGGCGCGGAGGAAATAG
- a CDS encoding ABC transporter permease: MTSSGPTPDPVPAPASGPAAPGRPLPSLRRSPMIWTCAGLLLLIALAAALAPVIAPHPGDATGGTDPAQALLPPSAEHWFGTDHLGRDVLSRVLYGARIGPVIALLVVAVSVLVGTAVGLAAGYFGGWIDEVLMRLTDVFLAVPALLLALALAAVLPPGVVGLTIALTVTWWPWYARLVRGEAASVAGRAHVDACRALGLPHRRILLRHVLPGTTTPLLVQASTDIGGVILVAAGLSFLGLGAQSPTPDWGLMVQESQSYFATHWWIGTFPGLAIMLIAALCYLLGDALRDRLDPRRTARI, translated from the coding sequence GTGACCTCTTCCGGCCCCACTCCCGACCCCGTCCCGGCACCGGCCTCCGGGCCCGCGGCGCCGGGACGCCCGCTGCCCTCGCTGCGGCGCTCGCCCATGATCTGGACGTGCGCCGGCCTGCTCCTGCTCATCGCGCTCGCCGCGGCGCTGGCCCCCGTCATCGCGCCCCACCCCGGGGACGCCACCGGCGGCACCGACCCCGCGCAGGCGCTGCTGCCGCCCTCGGCCGAGCACTGGTTCGGCACCGACCACCTCGGCAGGGACGTGCTGTCCAGGGTGCTCTACGGTGCGCGGATCGGACCGGTGATCGCGCTGCTGGTCGTGGCGGTCTCGGTGCTCGTCGGAACCGCTGTGGGCCTGGCCGCCGGGTACTTCGGCGGCTGGATCGACGAGGTGCTGATGCGCCTGACCGACGTCTTCCTGGCCGTCCCGGCGCTGCTGCTGGCGCTGGCCCTGGCCGCGGTGCTGCCCCCAGGGGTCGTGGGCCTGACCATCGCGCTGACGGTCACCTGGTGGCCGTGGTACGCCCGGCTGGTGCGCGGGGAGGCGGCCTCCGTGGCCGGGCGCGCACACGTCGACGCCTGCCGCGCGCTCGGCCTGCCGCACCGGCGGATCCTGCTGCGCCACGTGCTGCCGGGGACCACCACGCCGCTGCTGGTGCAGGCCTCCACCGACATCGGGGGCGTCATCCTGGTCGCGGCCGGGCTGTCCTTCCTCGGCCTGGGCGCCCAGTCCCCCACGCCCGACTGGGGCCTGATGGTGCAGGAGTCGCAGAGCTACTTCGCCACCCACTGGTGGATCGGCACCTTCCCTGGGCTGGCGATCATGCTGATCGCCGCGCTGTGCTACCTGCTCGGCGACGCGCTGCGCGACCGGCTCGACCCCCGGCGGACCGCTCGGATCTAG
- a CDS encoding ABC transporter permease, giving the protein MIAYAARRVGLSALVALGVVVLTFVIARVVPGDPAAGWAGPRASAAERERVRAELGLDLPLHRQIADYVAGVLRGDWGVSVRTHRPVLDDLFTLLPNTLQLVLAGLLIGLAVGVPAGLVAARWHGRLPDAAVRAGAVISGSMPVFWMALLVQMFFASRLRLLPVAGIYDPAVLEAHPLTRITGLPLLDAVLTGNWPMAASAFDHLLLPALVVAAYPVAVIARLVRASLLDTLGEPHVQMARALGFPERAVLGRFALRLSWNPVLQISALIFGYSLVNTFLVEAVFNYPGLGGYAAASATVLDVPAIVGVTLLVALLYIAANLLVDLLHAALDPRIRLR; this is encoded by the coding sequence GTGATCGCCTACGCGGCCCGGAGGGTGGGCCTGTCGGCGCTGGTCGCGCTCGGCGTCGTGGTGCTGACGTTCGTGATCGCCCGCGTCGTGCCCGGCGACCCCGCCGCGGGCTGGGCCGGGCCGCGGGCGAGTGCGGCCGAACGCGAGCGGGTGCGCGCCGAGCTCGGGCTGGACCTGCCCCTGCACCGGCAGATCGCCGACTACGTCGCCGGCGTCCTGCGCGGCGACTGGGGCGTCTCGGTGCGCACCCACCGCCCGGTCCTCGACGACCTGTTCACGCTGCTGCCCAACACGCTGCAGCTGGTGCTGGCCGGACTGCTCATCGGGCTGGCCGTCGGGGTCCCCGCCGGCCTGGTCGCCGCCCGCTGGCACGGCCGGCTCCCCGACGCCGCGGTGCGCGCGGGCGCCGTCATCAGCGGCTCCATGCCGGTGTTCTGGATGGCGCTGCTGGTGCAGATGTTCTTCGCCAGTCGGCTGCGGCTGCTGCCCGTGGCCGGGATCTACGACCCGGCGGTGCTGGAGGCGCACCCGCTCACCAGGATCACCGGCCTGCCGCTGCTGGACGCGGTGCTCACGGGGAACTGGCCCATGGCGGCGAGCGCCTTCGACCACCTGCTGCTGCCCGCGCTGGTGGTCGCGGCCTACCCGGTGGCCGTGATCGCCCGGCTGGTGCGGGCGAGCCTGCTGGACACGCTCGGCGAGCCCCACGTCCAGATGGCGCGCGCGCTCGGGTTCCCCGAGCGCGCCGTGCTCGGGCGCTTCGCGCTGCGGCTGTCCTGGAACCCCGTCCTGCAGATCAGCGCGCTGATCTTCGGCTATTCGCTGGTCAACACGTTCCTGGTCGAGGCGGTGTTCAACTACCCGGGCCTGGGCGGCTACGCCGCGGCGTCGGCGACCGTCCTGGACGTCCCCGCGATCGTCGGCGTCACCCTGCTGGTGGCGCTGCTCTACATCGCCGCGAACCTGCTCGTCGACCTTCTGCACGCCGCCCTCGACCCACGGATCCGGCTACGGTGA
- a CDS encoding hydantoinase/oxoprolinase N-terminal domain-containing protein: MSAARNRRADLRIGIDVGGTNTDAVVLDASDRPVAKTKVATTPDINTGIRRALAAVLADPRVGAARVGHVMIGTTHATNALLERRELRRVAALRIGAPASTSVRPIFGWPEDLRRAVSADAAVVAGGLELDGGDSVAFDADAVARFCAEVGDRAEAIAISSVFAPVSPRHEFLALDVVRRELGDIPVSLSHQVGSLGLLERENTTILNAALGRVAVQVVQAIEDALKVHDLGHAVPYFAQNDGTLMSLESTERTPVLTIGSGPANSLRGAAFLTGEANALVADVGGTSTDIGALSLTFPRESAFGVEIGGVATNFRMPDLVSIAIGGGTVVARDGDGAVSVGPRSVGYRLGERALVFGGEVATLSDAAVAAGRARMGHQDVPASAHPLLAEAIGESDRRITDAIDRIKVTRGDLPLIAVGGGSVLIPDGLPGVTEVIRPEHFDVANAIGAAIGTVSGHVDRIVSIGRTEGERARVIEEARKDAVGNAVGAGADPGAVEIVEIDEIPLSYLREPAVRLRVKAAGPLSKV; this comes from the coding sequence ATGAGCGCGGCCCGGAACCGCCGCGCCGACCTGCGCATCGGCATCGACGTGGGCGGCACCAACACCGACGCCGTCGTGCTCGACGCCTCCGACCGCCCCGTGGCCAAGACCAAGGTCGCCACGACCCCCGACATCAACACCGGGATCCGGCGGGCGCTGGCCGCGGTGCTGGCCGATCCCCGGGTCGGCGCCGCCCGCGTCGGCCACGTCATGATCGGCACCACGCACGCGACGAACGCGCTGCTGGAGCGGCGCGAACTGCGCAGGGTCGCGGCGCTGCGGATCGGCGCACCCGCCTCGACCTCGGTGCGCCCGATCTTCGGCTGGCCCGAGGACCTGCGCCGGGCGGTGAGCGCGGACGCCGCCGTGGTGGCCGGCGGGCTGGAGCTGGACGGCGGCGACAGCGTCGCCTTCGACGCCGACGCCGTGGCCCGGTTCTGCGCCGAGGTCGGCGACCGCGCCGAGGCGATCGCGATCTCCAGCGTCTTCGCGCCGGTGTCGCCCCGCCACGAGTTCCTCGCCCTGGACGTGGTGCGGCGCGAGCTGGGCGACATCCCGGTCTCCCTGTCGCACCAGGTGGGGTCGCTGGGCCTGCTGGAGCGGGAGAACACCACCATCCTCAACGCGGCCCTGGGCCGGGTGGCCGTCCAGGTCGTCCAGGCCATCGAGGACGCGCTCAAGGTGCACGACCTCGGGCACGCGGTGCCCTACTTCGCGCAGAACGACGGCACGCTGATGAGCCTGGAGTCCACCGAGCGGACCCCGGTCCTCACCATCGGCAGCGGTCCGGCCAACAGCCTGCGGGGCGCGGCGTTTTTGACCGGGGAGGCCAACGCCCTCGTGGCCGACGTCGGCGGCACCTCCACCGACATCGGGGCGCTGAGCCTGACCTTCCCGCGCGAGTCGGCGTTCGGCGTGGAGATCGGCGGCGTGGCCACCAACTTCCGAATGCCCGACCTGGTCAGCATCGCGATCGGCGGCGGAACCGTGGTCGCCCGCGACGGCGACGGCGCCGTCTCCGTGGGGCCCCGCAGCGTGGGCTACCGGCTGGGCGAGCGCGCGCTGGTCTTCGGCGGCGAGGTCGCCACCCTGTCCGACGCCGCCGTGGCCGCCGGACGCGCCCGGATGGGGCACCAGGACGTCCCCGCGTCGGCGCACCCGCTGCTGGCCGAGGCGATCGGCGAGTCGGACCGCCGGATCACCGACGCCATCGACCGGATCAAGGTGACGCGCGGGGACCTGCCGCTCATCGCGGTGGGCGGCGGCAGCGTGCTGATCCCCGACGGCCTGCCGGGGGTGACCGAGGTGATCCGCCCCGAGCACTTCGACGTCGCCAACGCCATCGGGGCGGCCATCGGCACGGTGAGCGGGCACGTCGACCGCATCGTCTCGATCGGCCGCACCGAGGGCGAGCGGGCCAGGGTGATCGAGGAGGCGCGCAAGGACGCCGTGGGCAACGCGGTCGGCGCGGGGGCCGACCCCGGCGCCGTCGAGATCGTCGAGATCGACGAGATCCCGCTGTCCTACCTCAGGGAGCCCGCGGTACGGCTGCGAGTCAAGGCCGCGGGTCCGCTCAGTAAGGTATGA
- a CDS encoding ABC transporter ATP-binding protein yields MSTEQGSGETGPGAAPAPLLAVRGLRIAFGPRAAVDLDELTLRSGEILGLAGESGAGKSLTGLAALGLARHTGAEVTGSVRLDGAELVGAPERRLRRLRGGTAALIPQSPSGAFNPVLPVGATVLRALRLHGDGRGAARRRAVEAMRMVRLEEEHLDRYPHQLSGGQLQRVAIALGVALGARLLIADEPTSALDVTVQAEICALLAGLRDSEGLAILFVSHDLAVLAGLCDRIAVMRGGRVIEDRPTAELVGAPHHDYTRELLAAAPRLEASDA; encoded by the coding sequence ATGAGCACCGAACAGGGAAGCGGCGAGACGGGGCCCGGTGCGGCGCCGGCCCCGCTGCTGGCCGTCCGCGGTCTGCGGATCGCCTTCGGTCCGCGCGCGGCGGTCGACCTCGACGAGCTCACCCTGCGCAGCGGGGAGATCCTCGGCCTGGCCGGGGAGAGTGGGGCCGGCAAGTCGCTCACCGGGCTGGCCGCCCTGGGGCTGGCCCGCCACACCGGGGCCGAGGTGACCGGCAGCGTCCGGCTGGACGGCGCGGAGCTGGTGGGCGCGCCGGAGCGCCGGCTGCGGCGGCTGCGCGGCGGCACCGCGGCGCTCATCCCGCAGAGCCCGTCGGGGGCGTTCAACCCGGTGCTGCCCGTGGGCGCCACCGTGCTGCGCGCGCTGCGGCTGCACGGCGACGGCCGCGGGGCCGCGCGGCGGCGGGCGGTCGAGGCGATGCGCATGGTCCGGCTGGAGGAGGAGCACCTGGACCGCTACCCGCACCAGCTCTCCGGCGGCCAGCTGCAGCGGGTGGCGATCGCGCTGGGGGTGGCGCTGGGCGCGCGGCTGCTGATCGCCGACGAGCCCACCAGCGCGCTGGACGTGACCGTGCAGGCCGAGATCTGCGCGCTGCTGGCCGGGCTGCGCGACTCCGAGGGCCTGGCCATCCTGTTCGTCAGCCACGACCTGGCGGTGCTGGCCGGACTGTGCGACCGCATCGCGGTGATGCGGGGCGGCCGCGTCATCGAGGACCGGCCGACCGCGGAACTCGTCGGCGCGCCGCACCACGACTACACCAGGGAGCTGCTCGCCGCGGCCCCCCGGTTGGAGGCATCCGATGCTTGA
- a CDS encoding ABC transporter ATP-binding protein codes for MLEVRDLTVRFGRTVAVDRADLTLPDGPSALGLIGESGSGKTTLGRAVLRLTGASGGSVRFDGEDVFAMRRLRPYRRAVQVVLQDPEGALSPRMRVGPAIAEVLRAHRLVPRRGERARVLELLADVDLGAEYAERYPHQLSGGQRQRVAIARALAVRPRVLVLDEPTSALDVTVQARVLELFERLRAQHDLAYLLISHDLAVVERLCERTAVMRGGRIIEEGPTRQVLHDPRDPYTRRLRDAVPRLAGPRP; via the coding sequence ATGCTTGAGGTCAGGGACTTGACCGTGCGCTTCGGCCGCACGGTCGCGGTGGACCGCGCCGACCTCACCCTGCCCGACGGACCCAGCGCCCTGGGGCTGATCGGCGAGAGCGGTTCGGGCAAGACCACGCTGGGCCGGGCGGTGCTGCGGCTGACCGGGGCGTCCGGGGGTTCGGTCCGCTTCGACGGCGAGGACGTGTTCGCCATGCGCAGGCTGCGCCCCTACCGGCGCGCGGTGCAGGTCGTGCTGCAGGACCCGGAGGGCGCGCTCAGCCCGCGGATGCGCGTCGGCCCGGCGATCGCCGAGGTGCTGCGCGCGCACCGGCTGGTCCCGCGCCGGGGCGAGCGCGCCCGGGTGCTGGAGCTGCTCGCCGACGTGGACCTCGGCGCCGAGTACGCCGAGCGCTACCCGCACCAGCTCTCCGGCGGCCAGCGCCAGCGGGTGGCGATCGCCAGGGCGCTGGCGGTACGGCCGCGCGTGCTCGTCCTGGACGAGCCCACCAGCGCGCTGGACGTGACCGTGCAGGCCCGCGTGCTGGAGCTGTTCGAGCGGCTGCGCGCGCAGCACGACCTGGCCTACCTGCTCATCTCGCACGACCTGGCGGTGGTGGAGCGGCTGTGCGAGCGCACGGCCGTGATGCGCGGCGGCCGCATCATCGAGGAGGGCCCCACGCGGCAGGTGCTGCACGATCCCCGCGACCCCTACACCCGCAGGCTGCGCGACGCGGTCCCGCGGCTTGCGGGGCCGCGCCCGTGA